TGTTATAAGTTTGGTGCAACTGTATATTGTTCATCTTACCTATGAACATCGGCATTGAACTTCTTTGCCTCTGCATCATAACCAGGGAATCTTTTGACAGAGTGAGGTACATTCAGGCCACCATCAACGGCACCCTTCATGGCTCCGAACACTCTTGCGCCAGTAGTGGTGCGAGCCAGACCAACATCCAAGTAACATCtagagataaaataaattagtacacGGTATAAAgcacatttttatttactaagGCCTTTTGTAGTCAGTAAATACATTCAACATGATTTGTTAGCATTTGTACGTTGCTCTCTGTCCGCCCGTATTATTGTCATCacttctaaaaatatatatgtaataattaattttattggcaATAGAAACTCACCTGAAAGCACTAGGTCCACTAGACTCTGGAACATGGAACTCGTCACCAGTGACTTGTGTGGCACCCACATACAGGGAGTCAAGGCCTAGCCTCTGCAGCAGTCGTCGAGCCAGCAACAGACCAGTGCAGTAGGAGGCGGCATAGTTTGTAAGACCGACCTAAACAACAATGTTATGTCAGCACTAGCAAAAAACAACAAGCATTGAAGATTGTTTAGTAGTAATATCAGTAATGAACATATAACAACAGGGTGTTGTGAGTTTGTACGTCTCTTCAGACCGCCCGTTCAGAATCATCATTTATTAAGgcatatatattttatgcaGAGCTTCTTAATAAACACGACAGGTAATGCGTCAGCAAGATATAATTAACATGTGCTAAAAGAGTTGGGTTAGAAAACTACGCGCAGGGAATATTAGCCTAGACATTTTTGTACAAAGATAATTATAGCTGATTTGGAAgtcataataaacaaattaataacataCCTTGACGCCATAACGCGGCAGTTCGTGGGAGTATGCGGCGCATACAATGTGGTCTCCCTCAATGCGGGAGTAGGCGACCTGGCAGGTCACATCCTTGTTGGAGAGACGGACGATCAGGCGGTACTTGGGGGtgttgtacttgttcttgtccTAAAATAACGATTCAAGTGAATATTCATAATAAACAACTCGCAACACAGGCAGGGTCAATCGATCGCTATACAATGTTTAGCAAAGCCAGGTATAGTATAAGTAAATTACCTGAACGACGAGACGCTTGCGGGCGTAGTAGTCGGTTTTACCCTCACGACGCCTCTTGAACTTAACTTGGAATCTCTTAAAGTACTGCTTATTCTTCACCACTTTCACGAAACCCTAGAAAAACTAGAGGTTAGAATTCATTTGCGAAACAAGCTTATCAACTACAGCTTATTTAATGTATCAGAGACACTTTATAATCACTACGTGCCACGGTCGAGAACAAAACATTACTGCAGCTTGATAGAACATCTCACTACAGGTCAATTCT
The Cydia strobilella chromosome Z, ilCydStro3.1, whole genome shotgun sequence genome window above contains:
- the LOC134754780 gene encoding large ribosomal subunit protein uL18 isoform X1 translates to MGFVKVVKNKQYFKRFQVKFKRRREGKTDYYARKRLVVQDKNKYNTPKYRLIVRLSNKDVTCQVAYSRIEGDHIVCAAYSHELPRYGVKVGLTNYAASYCTGLLLARRLLQRLGLDSLYVGATQVTGDEFHVPESSGPSAFRCYLDVGLARTTTGARVFGAMKGAVDGGLNVPHSVKRFPGYDAEAKKFNADVHRSHIFGLHVADYMRNLEQDDDDAFKRQFGKYIKNGVNADAIETIYQKAHEAIRSDPSHKKKESKKDPAKQKRWNKRKLTVAERKNRIKQKKDSFIKRLQNQAEA